In the Lysinibacillus sp. PLM2 genome, one interval contains:
- the ruvB gene encoding Holliday junction ATP-dependent DNA helicase RuvB, with product MSDRIISSEVSNYDEQFELSLRPQKLSQYIGQQKVKDSLKIFIEAAKLRQESLDHVLLYGPPGLGKTTLASIIANEMNVNIRMTSGPAIERPGDLAAIVSSLEPGDVLFIDEIHRLSRSIEEVLYPAMEDFCLDIVIGKGNEARSIRYDLPPFTLVGATTRAGALSAPFRDRFGVMLRLDYYDEQSLIEIVIRSANLFEVDIESSAAKEIARRSRGTPRIANRLLKRVRDYAQVIGDGIISLPIANQALQLLQVDPLGLDHIDHKLLKSMIEGFQGGPVGLDTLAASIGEERVTIEDVYEPYLMQIGFIQRTPRGRVATQLAYEHFGYSQQT from the coding sequence ATGTCTGATCGAATCATTTCAAGCGAAGTAAGCAATTACGATGAGCAATTTGAACTTTCCCTAAGACCTCAAAAGCTAAGTCAATATATCGGCCAGCAAAAGGTGAAAGATAGTTTAAAGATATTTATAGAAGCTGCTAAGCTACGCCAAGAAAGTTTAGATCACGTTTTGTTATACGGTCCTCCTGGTCTTGGGAAAACCACATTAGCAAGTATTATCGCTAACGAAATGAATGTTAATATTCGTATGACAAGTGGACCGGCAATTGAGCGACCTGGTGATCTAGCTGCTATTGTTAGTTCGTTAGAGCCGGGGGATGTGCTATTTATTGATGAGATTCATCGTCTTTCAAGATCGATTGAAGAGGTACTTTATCCAGCTATGGAGGATTTTTGCTTAGACATTGTCATTGGAAAAGGAAACGAAGCCCGTTCTATTCGGTATGATTTACCACCATTCACATTGGTTGGTGCAACTACGAGAGCCGGTGCCTTGTCCGCTCCTTTTCGTGACCGTTTCGGAGTCATGTTACGTCTAGATTATTATGATGAGCAGTCTCTTATTGAGATTGTAATCAGGAGTGCTAATCTTTTCGAGGTAGATATAGAATCATCTGCAGCGAAAGAAATTGCTAGACGTTCTAGGGGGACACCGCGTATTGCTAATCGATTGTTAAAACGAGTAAGGGACTATGCCCAAGTAATCGGTGATGGCATTATATCCCTTCCAATCGCCAATCAAGCCCTACAACTTCTACAAGTTGATCCCCTTGGTCTGGATCATATTGATCATAAGCTTTTGAAAAGTATGATAGAAGGTTTCCAAGGTGGACCAGTAGGCCTTGATACACTTGCTGCATCAATTGGTGAAGAAAGGGTAACAATTGAGGATGTATACGAACCTTATTTAATGCAAATTGGTTTCATTCAACGCACTCCTCGGGGACGTGTTGCAACACAATTAGCATATGAACATTTTGGTTACTCACAACAAACATAA
- the queA gene encoding S-adenosylmethionine:tRNA ribosyltransferase-isomerase: MKVEDFDFNLPEELIAQTPLEDRTASRLMIVDRKTGEVEHHHFPQIVEELQKGDCLVLNDTRVMPARLLGVKEETGAHIEILLLKQGNADEWETLVKPAKRVKIGTEITFGDGLLKATCTGELDHGGRLFKFSYDGIFYEILDQLGDMPLPPYIHEKLEDRERYQTVYSKEIGSAAAPTAGLHFTNEILEQIKAKGVEIVFITLHVGLGTFRPVSVDSIENHDMHSEFYSVTKEAAEVINRTKKQGGKVIAVGTTSTRTLETIAQKYNGEIRAEQGWTNIFIYPGFEYKAIDGLITNFHLPKSTLVMLVSALTSREIILNAYKKAVEEKYRFFSFGDAMFIRPSRD, from the coding sequence ATGAAAGTAGAAGATTTTGATTTTAATTTACCTGAAGAGTTAATCGCTCAAACACCACTAGAAGATCGTACTGCTAGTCGATTAATGATAGTGGATCGTAAAACTGGGGAAGTTGAACACCATCATTTCCCTCAAATTGTAGAAGAACTCCAAAAAGGGGATTGCCTAGTTTTAAATGATACTCGTGTAATGCCTGCAAGACTTCTTGGTGTAAAAGAAGAAACAGGGGCTCACATTGAAATATTGTTATTAAAACAGGGTAATGCAGACGAATGGGAGACTTTAGTTAAACCAGCAAAACGTGTGAAGATAGGGACAGAGATTACATTCGGTGACGGTTTATTAAAAGCTACTTGCACTGGTGAACTAGATCATGGTGGACGTCTCTTTAAATTTAGTTATGATGGTATTTTTTACGAGATTTTAGACCAACTAGGCGATATGCCGCTTCCACCTTATATTCATGAAAAATTAGAGGATCGTGAAAGATATCAAACGGTTTACTCTAAAGAAATTGGCTCGGCTGCTGCACCAACAGCTGGATTACACTTTACAAATGAAATTTTAGAGCAGATTAAAGCTAAAGGTGTAGAAATTGTATTTATAACATTACATGTTGGACTTGGAACTTTCCGCCCTGTTAGTGTAGATTCCATCGAAAATCATGATATGCATTCGGAATTTTATAGCGTAACAAAAGAAGCGGCAGAGGTAATTAATCGTACAAAGAAACAAGGTGGAAAAGTTATTGCAGTTGGTACAACATCCACTCGAACACTTGAAACCATTGCGCAAAAATATAATGGAGAAATTCGTGCAGAACAAGGATGGACAAATATTTTCATCTATCCGGGTTTTGAATATAAGGCTATTGACGGGTTGATTACGAACTTCCATTTACCTAAATCCACTTTAGTTATGTTAGTAAGTGCACTAACATCTAGAGAAATCATCTTAAATGCATATAAAAAAGCTGTTGAAGAAAAGTATCGCTTCTTTAGCTTTGGAGATGCAATGTTTATTCGACCGAGCCGTGACTAA